Part of the Dreissena polymorpha isolate Duluth1 chromosome 12, UMN_Dpol_1.0, whole genome shotgun sequence genome, TTGACAGTTCTCACGAAAGATCGTGctattgtaatattatataaataacaacatgCACTCTCTATTAATTGAGTTTTTCATTTATGCTGGAATGGATACATGTATTCCTCTGAAACCGAGGCAGCTTTGATAGAATGGATAACACGCAAGAGTTGAACTTGATTCTATAAGTTTATAAACACGAGATTCTTCTTAAATGACAAGACTTAGATGTGGTTAAATTGAGTTATGTGTGGTCCGCTTTCAGCTATTCTGTTAAAGACATGTTGGTTTGGATTTCTAATTCAATCTAATGAAGTGTTATTATCTTGTGGTCAACTAGTCACTGATGTATTACCAGTAGTAGTTATTAATTAAGAAAGCACACCGGTAAATACAGCATGGCGATGGCTGATTATAACAAAGATTGGCGTTGCGACATTTTAGAATTACTTTACATATGTCTGATGATGTAATTCAGGTTTTGCGTAATAATGTGTAATAAGTTGCCGTTAATATGAGCAAATTTAGGGCCATACGTTTTTAGGTAGTCACTTAGGCATAAACTTAAAAAGCAATTCGAATGTAATGTTCATTCGTTGTTTGCGTGTACTTATTAATGCTCATCACGAATAAATGTGTGATTTTGGAATTATCATAATGTTCCAAACTAATTATTCTTTTACGAAAACATGTTTTGAATTGAATAAAACAATGTTTAGATATAAAAATAAACAGGTACACATATTTTGGAACGCATGTGATTTACATCACTCACGGTTCTTATCATAAGCAAATAGTTTCGGTCAGAGTAAAGTTTTTTTGAAACAGAGTTAAGTAGTGGTAATATTGGTATTAGTAAAACCTCCTCGGCGTACAACAGAAGACTCCAAACTATGATGTCCTTGGTGAATTTGGTCGCTTCCCCTCTCTATTTTATGAAAAGAAAGGGCGATACGTTTTTGgttaaaaattatgaaaaatagaaATTCTTCTATGTATAACTTATACTCCGATCTGTGTTACACTGGTAGCAGTGGCTGCTGGGCTAACAGAATCAATACCTTGATTGACCATTTGGATTTTAACAATATTCGTCataatttaaattatgaaattaaCTAGTTTCCAAgcttgaaaaataaacttattgGTATTTTTGTTCAAGAATGGAAAGGAACCATTCAATCAATGTCTAAATTACAGcagtattgcttatataaatctGTATTTGTCTGTGGAAAGTACtcacttaaaatacaaaaaatgaccTACTGAAACAATTTGCCCGTTTTAGACTATCGTCGCACCATCTAGAAATTGAAGCGGGTAGATTCCAAGGTATTGATCGTGATCAGAGACTTTGTCGATGCTGCAATATGAACGCTGTTGAATCTGACTATCACTTCCTACTTTGTTGTGACAATAATAGACAATTAAGATTGAAATTTATTGGACATATCTCTTGGCCTACCGTAAATTTATTCCAAACGACTATGTTATCgaaaaaaagtaataatatatTAGGAATTTGTAAATACCTAAACGAAGCTATGTTTTATAGAAATAATACCCTTACAGAACTATGTTCCTCAATCCAAAATATATCAATGTTCcgtcacataattatattttatatatgcatgtatattatgcttgaatatctatatgtatattttttgtgtgtgatGATATTGCTTAACCGATCTTATTGTCTTTACCATGCTTATTTTGGAAATGGCTAAAGGCATGTTTTTATTGCCGAGTGCTAATAAACTGTGAACTTTGGTATTTTGGAATCGGTACTCTTCTTCGTTACGAGTCAGTAAATCAATGTAAGTGTGCATGCGAACAGCATGGATACGGCATATTATCAATAAGACATTCATCTTCAAATAAGCCAAATAACCAGCTTATACACATTATTTATGTATTCTTGATTCTTGTGTTGCGATATATTTTACGAATCCTTGCTTTTTTCGATAAAAAGACACGTTTACCCTAATTAACATGTTATTAAAAACACACCCgaaacaaatgacattttaacaataataataatgctgttgcTACTGCGTATGTTGGTGATGGTAGTGGTTATGATGATGTTGTTTCTGTTTTTGTTGATGATAGGTAAATGATTGGTATAGAACAAAAATCGAATAGTCTTGAGTTGAAGACGAAAGTCGTTGtggcaatattaaaaaaaaataatatttgtgtggCTTAAGATTTATTCAGTCTTAAATAACTACATATCTGACGTCAAACACGTATATTACTGCTACGACAATATGCGCATTGAGACAGGACTGAGGTAGAAGTTATGCCATACCCACGTGGTCAAAGTAAATGTGTTCTGCAAGATGAGGCTAACCACTAGAATGCCGTCTGCTATTTGCACCACCTGAACCAGTGCGGGAGcttttcaataacaaatacatttgttttgtatCCAAGTTTGTGTGTATATAAATAGTTTCTTAGAAAAACTATAAAGATAAATTTTACGTTATAAagcttctttttatttttgttttctcatTGCTTAAACAAAATATCGTATGGCAGAAATTAGAAGTATGCCCGTAAACTACGAGTAGAGCTTGTGCGATCGTTGAGAATTtgataaatgttcattaaaatatttgaggtaTTAGTTTCgatgatattttaaaaacaaatgttttttttgtattacctATGCCTTGTTAGTTTCGTTGTTACTAGAGACGCCCTTTACAATATTAACTGATCTAGTTGTAATTGGTCTTCACTTAACAATATTAACTGATCTAGTTGTAATTTGTTTTCACTTTACAATATTAACTGATGTTTGTTTCAGGGGTACGATGTCTATGTTCCTAAGTATCGTGGTGTTACTTCTGACGTCGCTGGCAGCTGCAATGGACGTGCAGGTGTGCGGCTCGGCTCTAGATGACATGCTAGGACTAGTGTGCGGGCACAGGGGATTCAACTGGTTAAAAACCCAAGGTATTTCATCCATGGCATTTACATATGATTCTGAAGGTATATGGGACAAAACATTGAAAAACGAAGAGGAATGATCTAGAAGTTTGATTCTGATTTCCCAAGAAGATCATACAACTAAGGAAAATAAGTATAATCTACGTTAAGATTATTCTAAATAAACAAGATCTTGGAAATGACATATAATAGAACTACAGAGGAATTGTGAATATGAACGTATTTCTCAAACAAATAATTCTTAAAATTGTATGttaatttgatttattatttgcTTAAATTATATACTAGTAGATAAAATAGAAGTTGTGAGAAAAGTCTAGGTATTATTCGAAGATCTTCGCATATCTCACTTGTCCCTGTTTTTAGATCGCGGGGAAGTATCGAAACGTCGTGTAGGTCATTCCGCAATAGTTGGCTGGACTGGCATCGTTAACGAGTGCTGTCGGCGGCCCTGCTCCTTCAACCAGCTTGAGCAATACTGCGCAGAACCGAGCTACGTGACACAGGTACGTGAGTGCTCGTAGTTTTTCTTAGAAGTTGTTTTTTTACCCCTTCTTATCGTGTACGTGTCAATCCCTGATCTATTGTATTAGTATGCTGTAAATAAGAACgcttattttcataaaatgttctCTTTCAGAGTCAACCTTCCTTACCAAAATACGTGGAAAATCTTAACACAGCCCAAAATGATATACGTACCCACGACAGCATGAGCGATGTGAACGCTGGACCGGTCACATCCACACCACATCCCATTGGAGAAACGTCGGATCCCTCAGCCCACACTCAATCCACAGAGGCAACCCTAAGCCCCGCACAAAGACACTTCATTAACCAGGCCATACGGATGCGGTTTTTCTTCGTACGCCCAATGGGGTTTCAGCCAACACGTGCACCTTTAGTATTGTGATAGACAGCATATCTTTAAATACGATAATACATTTTCTAAATTACGAGTGTTACCGTTTTTATATTAATATCGCTGTGATCATACCAGTAAAAACCACGATATTTCTAATTAAGAGAGAATGGCAGATGGTATTTACATTAATTGAGGGTTCATAGCTTAAATGgtcaaatttaaacatgtaaatgaaTTGTCATCGCAACCtacttgtttgaaaaaaaaattgaattttcgAAAAACAATTTGTCTGCATCGTGAATTTAAAAGCAACTTTAATTTTTTTAGGTTACCATTCGTTTACAGATAAAGATATACGTTATTTCAGAACAAATATTATGTGCATGGGAAATGTGTCAGGCGTATAAAGCATTTGCTTGTTTCCACTAACCCAACCCCGAATTTTTGGTGCCGATCTTTAATTTTGATTCAGCATTAAGTTTTCGATCACTTTTGATAAATTTGatcacaaatatttaatttttgctTAATTTACCTTAAATACACaaacatttaattaagaaaaGGGTTCAATTTAGATTGGGATGCTTTCTTTCTTATTGCGGTTGCATATtccataaaatacaaacattgtttaacgAACTGATATATCCTAATAGTTGGCAATGTTAGTGGAAACATTGTCATTTTAGCCTCTTCATGTGTCATGTTTATGTAATAGAAATTAACAAAAGAAGCACatgcttgtttgtttttaatatgtataaattATTTAGTTACAGTATGATTCTTCTGAATAAACCGCTGAAATGTTCATGTGTTCACAATCTACTGCAGGACATGAAATAGACTTTCTCGGTTCTCAGAAAAAGCATCAGCACCAGtgtatttattaattgtaaaaaacagACATTTTTACATCTTTAAGTCAAAGACTTTCTTCAAGAAAACGAATGTCGGGTAAAGTATTGCAACAATTCAAACTATCAAGATGTCAAATGTCCCTTTAAAAATACCAAcaacattaaaaacataatttagctgaaaaattgtaaaaaaatcgaAGGAGTGTCAAAAAGACATTAGTGAAATCAACAGTCTTGTAGCAGTAATCACGAAATCAATGGAACTGTCAACAAAGGAATAACTTATTTTATGGAACTGACGTCCCAACAACATTGTATATTTACACTAAAACGCTTCTCGACCCGTACCGCCCGTACCGTTTTAATAGATAGGTGTtcacgtatgcaaaatattattttccgGGGACCGCTTAAATACAAACTCTCAAAACTATATGAAATGGTTAACAGTTAATGTTTGAAACACCactgtatttaaatatgtatttcaacAGATGATCTTGTTTGGCACTTCTAACGTTACAATTTTATAATGCTTATTTCTAAAAACCGACTCAAGATAATCAAATCAGAATTTCACAGATTGTTGTTTCAAAAGtatatgatacaaatgtatattcacaTAAGGCGCTTGGTCACTTCTTAATCACGTGCGAATGTGGTTCCGTCGTGATGCACCTGTAAATGATAGAATGCAAACATCTTTGATTTTCGTTTGAATATCAttctttataattattttcttagaaacaacatatgtgttaaaattttcatttaaaaagagTGTATGTGCAAGACATTTCGCATGTACACAACATGTAGTACTCAACTATCACATCACGCATAACGAACGTTTGCACTGCCACCAAAACATGTTTGTGAACGAATCGAACATTTTTTAAGAGATACATCATTTAACCGATAATGCCTATGCTCCCATAAGTAGCACAATGATTAAGTGCTAATAACTGATACAATTTAAAActgtatatttaataatgtatttgtgttTAACCGTATTAGCTACAATAAATTAATGTGCATGCGTTCTATCAATATTTAGACGGCAGTCAAGGTTTAGTTTTTTCACCTAAAATCACGTAGACGAACGAAGTACAAGTAGAGCTTAATACGTAAATACGTTTTAGTGAATACAATTTAGCATACTTATATTGAATTCGAACAACGGTACTAGGAAAAAAGTTTATGCTCAATGGTCTTTAAATATTTCGAATATGCCAATGTTAAAACTGCTAAGAAATGACAATTGAATCAAGAGCATAACTTTAACAGGTTAGGAATAAAGGAGATTATTTTCGTGCGCAGAGGTAATTTattagaaacattttgaaaatctgCGCATAGCTCACATATAATTTATCATCAAGTCTGTTGATTTCATGCTTTATTTTACAATCGTATGAAACAATATTGACATACATACGGTGGCACTAATGTGACATAACCGCTCAAAGAAAGAAGTCAGGAAAACACAAGTTTTGTTTCCCCGTCTCCAAAACaattaactcggggaaacacaaaatatgttttcacgaGTTTAGTTTCTTTTGACTCGGGAAAACAGAAGTTCTGTTTTCCCCGAGTTAATGTTTTTTGGACTCGGGGGAAAACAGAAATTCTGTTTTCCCGAGATATATATTTTTTGGAGTCGGGGAAACACGATTTTTTGGTGCTGTGAAATCACAATAGATATTGTATTTTAGTCATCTGAGCAAAGCTCAAGATGAACTTTAAGGATGGTTGAATGTCCGTCGTCGAACGTCGTCCGTCGTTGGTCAACAATTCGCTTGTGATCAATCTATAGTCTACATCTTTTGTCCAAAATTCCtctaacttggtcagaatgttagtCTTGATACCTTTGATCTCCAAGTATCACCTTTTcagtaaacatgtttttttgtgtgaCTACACTGTCTAataaatgttaacagttgttCAATGAAAGAAGTATCTGATTAAATTGCAGATGAGTGTGAAATAAGGTTGGTTTAAGTAAACAAAGTAGGTCACTATGTGAAATCTTATAAAAAGgttttgaacactctagagacTGATTGTGTTTAGCCTTATCCTTTTCAAATTTAGTCTGAATGTTGATCTTGATAAAATCTTTTAATTGTGTGAAAAATTGTCAGTTTGAGGTTTAAATGTAGGTCACAGGGTCAGATTCAAGAAAAAGCTAGGGTAACGGTTAGGTTAGGGTTTGGTTAGGTTAGGGGTCATAAAAGTTATCCTGAACATGCTAGGTTTAAGGTTAAATGAGTCAGCTGGTGTCGAACATAGGACACTtgactttgaaaaaaacttgTGAGTGCTTTAGAAGCCATATTTATAGCCCAATCTTCCCCACACCTGCTCAGAATGTAAGTCATGGTAATATCTCAGATGATTGCGAAATGGGATTTGTTGAGTAAAATCTCAGATGAGTGTGAAATGGGATTAGTATCGATCAAAAtgtaggtcactaggccaaatcTAGAAGAAAGCTTGTGTTGCAAGAACTCTGGTGAACGATATAGGGTCATCTTGTCCCTCTTTTTTATTTGCCGATTTgtcgattatcttgtgcgcacaatatagcgattgtgtttccccgactcaataaaaaaataattcgggGAAAAAGAATTTCTATTTTCCCgagttcaaaaaaaaaataactcgcGAAAACAGAATTTCTGTTTTCCCgagtcaaaaaaaaaattaactcgcgAAACCAGACTTATTTTGTATTTCCCCGAGTAAATTTTGTTGAGACGTGTTTTCCCGACTtctttttttggagcggtgatgtcacctaaGTGCCATCGAATGTACatctattttctttaacatttaagATTGTTGACTGAACAACGATTTTAGAACTTATTATATTTACAGTCGATGCACCCCAAAAACCTTTAAGACGATATGTGGTGTGCTTTTTTTCAATAAGAGCAATAAGAAGCGCCATTTTACAGACTTGTTGAAGCAAAGTGTCTTGAGACTCGACGATGAGTGAATTGTTTTTAAGAGAAATTAGACAAACCATTCATCGAATTCTCAACTGGCCAATGGATGCATTTGCTAGCTGTGGACGTCACTGTTaactggtacaatgtaatgtaatgcattgtaataaaaataatatgatatgATATAATATGATATACAGACACAGGACGTAAACTCGATTATGTTTTTTACATcgatttctttttgttttatatacatttcttttttaaacggtcaaaataaatattatgattcGACACTAAGTAATCAAATGGGTATTGCGTATGATTAAAACCAGCATtaggcaacatttatttcattgcatGTGCAATGTAGTTAAATGTACTTCTATGTCTTGCCttcaaaatatttacttttttaaatcaaGCGCATCTTAAATAATGAATAGTAATCAAAATCTCATAGAATACATGCACTATTTGACACAATTTAACAGAAGATAATGTATAATTAAATGCTTCCATGCAGATATCAACGGTTAAATAATGGTAAActaatttatataataacaaaatgcattatttactATTTGCTGAAAAACTGTAACATTTTACACATGATATTTATTCTGCATTTTAGGGTCATGAAAAgtgatttttcacacatttttaaaacttggaactttttttccaaatagtttttttgtaaaagtatcaccccaggaaacccgataccttgtgagcagtgtaataccattGGAGCAGTGCTCGTTATTTTAGCATTTACTGGCAtggggtaagtaaattggaaaaattaaaattgtccaatttgaaacaactgtgtattaacattgattacAACGGttttggcctacatgtagaaaaaatcctgacaaatgtTCTTaacaaaatgagcgaaatgtggatCCCTGAAGTAGCAGATTTATTCTTATTGATAATAGGTCGTATCCATGCTGTTCGCACGCACACTTACATTGATTTACTGACTCGTAAAGAAGAAGAGTACCGATTCCAAAATACCAAAGTTCACAGTTTATTAGCACTCGGCAATAAAAACATGCCTTTAGCAATTTCCAAAATAAGCATGGTAAAGACAATAAGATCGGTTAAGTTAAATGTAAGCTCGTTCTTTCTTGCGTTGACAATGCGCGAGAATTCAGTGTTCCGAACGAGCATACTCGTTTTATGTTACTAAATTAgtactaaatattaaatacaccACCCTTGAATTGGTAGGTCTTACATGTTAAGTAAattcaaaaatttaaaatttccaATAGCTTTCTTAAAAACGGATTTACTCTTGTCAttttacatgttaaataaaaCTGAAACTGGTTTATTTGCTAAAACGcctatttctttatttaaacatattcaatggcgttgtacataatgtagatctatataaataaaactacattaatgtaaaaataaaaattatataagaCTAAAATTTTCATATCACAACATCTTAAAAACCAATTAAGATAtagaataataatataaatacgataaatattcattttttagtTTATTGTCACAAATGTCACtatttttaaagtttattgaCTTATTAAAACAATGAGAAATATTCTTTAAAGAAGTGcgttttcatatttcttttaaaacaggCAATCGAGGAGATTTGTTTCAGAATCAATGGTAGATTATTCCACAGCTTGGGTCCTATTGTGCTAAAACTTCTGTCGCTAAATATGTTGCGTTTATTGAAAGGAACGGTGTATCACTCAATGCAAGACTCTGATGATCTGGTGGAACGTCGTTGACCTTTTGGTGTTACGAGTTCAATCAAATACATAGTAATTTCGTTATTCAGTAAAATAGTATTTTTTCCTGGAAATATACTTTTATAGGCGTATCAATTGTTttcttatctttaaaaaataaatatgatgataaactGAAATGTCGTAGATGCATATATTGATGATATCGGGATTCACTTTCAATTGTAAGAAAGCAAAGTGCATTGATTTATTTGTACAAACAATCTACAACACACACTTTGGAACGCCATTGAAAACAAATCTATGATAAATAAACTGCAAATATTTTATAGGTCAATGACATTtgtatacattacaaaatattCAATGTTCGGGCAAACATTTTTTCCAATCTTTTTCTGAGGTAAAACAGATAAACAATCTAAAGCGGTTAACGCCCGGCGCTTTGCCGTATGATATATTCGCCAACATCATGTACTCCGAGCACCAGGTGTGCGTCTGTATTCAGGGGTGCTAATACCTGGACAATGGTCGCAAACTATCTGCGTGAAAAAACAGGAGACCACAAATAAAACGTGTATGTGCACACGCGTGCTATAAAGACAATTTACTGCCATATCGTTTTTCGAAGTAATATCTTAGGTTTAGAACAAAAGAAGGGCAGGCTTGCCGAGAcgttttttattcaaaaatagcctgaaatattacaaaaaataggGGAGTAACCTGATGTTATGCGTACCTCTACGTAACCACTATTAAATATTACAATTAATCGCAGAGGGAATCTTTTCGATTTGTGATGTGTGTCGTTTAATTCATGGCGTCATGCTTGTTTTGTTGGCTTATTCGTCTAAAATGTTATGTTGAGACATGTTTACCGAAAATGATGGCTTCTTTCGGATAATATGATGAACCTATAAAAAATTAGTGATGTAACAAAATTATTTCAGGCACCTTTGTATTGGGTCGATATCACCGttgttgaatgataaatataggatctgacaGTTGtaattgtcatatcataccatattttatttaacgaatTCAGGAATTTTgcaagtaagcgagcctttggcgagcttactaacgaatttcctggacgtgcttaataaaatatggtatgatatgacaacgagtgtcagaactttttttatcacatgcttgaaatgagacaattaaataaatatttacacaaacataatgataaatcccgaatgttgtttacatttcgtgacaccatttgacgttgcaacgtcattttagccaaataacaaaatgcgattggtcaataaacgaaaactaagccaatgaaaacgcttaaaaagtatattacacatgtgtaagataaaaaatatattatgtaatggttatattacattataaacatggtatggcatgtgctaaaatacataaatacatattttacacaCATGGCTTAAGTGcttatgacgtcattattaacagatgaaacgtaaaaaatcatgtttattccCATTCTCATTTGTCATCATTTCTTTTAAAACGGGGACGTATAAGTGTGATaaaccacaggagtttgaaattctatccataaagttAATCttatggctaaataataaaaaataaactccTATATAGTATAAACagaacaagagatgcgtttgtcagaaacacaatgctccctaatgcgccgctttgaattttttacctttgaccttaaaggatgaacttgagctttcactactcaaaatgtgcagctccatgagatacacatgtgcatgccaaatatcaagttggtatcttcaatattgcaaacgttatggccaatgttaaagttttcggttGGACGCacaaaccgacagacagacagacggacggacatgtcaactgctatatgccaccctacagggggcataaaaacaggttACCGCCTGATCTGTTATTAGGCTCGGcatgaataaaataacggctcggaaAGCCTTACCGTTATTATATTCTAAGCCATGGCGGATTTATTACGAAAAGATCAGGCAGTTGcctgttattatttatatataataacaaattaCACAAAGGCGGTCACCGATGGAATATCAGAACGTTTATTTTATTGGCTTGCAACATCGAACTCGACCTTATTATACGATTACAGACTCTCGGTACACAGCAAGACACTTGGCGTGGACGTAGTCCAAGAACGAACCTGAATGTTGAGCCTGTCTGTCAGCAGTGGAAAACGTGGCACGGTGTTGAACAACTAAACGTGAATTTCCATTTAACTTGGCGCATAATTGCGCGACACTATGACCCGGGCATATATGTCATAAATTATGACATAGATTTCTTAAAATTGTTACACACATAACATCATTTTTTTTCTGATTGATTTGACAAACATCGAACAAACACGGAATCTGTTCCGATTTCTGTGTTCTCCTCCCAACTGTGTCAAATATTGGTAAGAGTTTTCTGTTCGCATGAAATGCACATGTAGAGCTAATTGACAATTGCAATCTCTACAAGCTTGGTCATGCAATTTTAGAAGTTTTAAACCAGTCTCgccttttttcaacatttgattTGCTTCAAACTTTTATAATTAAGtgaatattatttaatatgaattGTAAATAACAACATAATATCTTGTAATATAGAACTGCCACGTTCAATTGCATATCTGTATCAATAGCTAAACTAAGTAACTGAAGTTTTGAAAATAGCGTACATAAATCCTATCGAATTTGGTTGATTTACATACATTCCTGAATTATGAAAACAGCATATATACATGAAACAAGATGGTAAAGATAGCTCAGGTTTGCTTACTTGCGTAAAGTTTTTGAGAAGTTATTAAAGATCGTCTTGCTATATTATTAGGGCAATATGGagaattatttatataaacttggTTAAGGGCTACTATACAATAGAAGTTACATACA contains:
- the LOC127852837 gene encoding insulin-like growth factor I-A produces the protein MSMFLSIVVLLLTSLAAAMDVQVCGSALDDMLGLVCGHRGFNWLKTQDRGEVSKRRVGHSAIVGWTGIVNECCRRPCSFNQLEQYCAEPSYVTQSQPSLPKYVENLNTAQNDIRTHDSMSDVNAGPVTSTPHPIGETSDPSAHTQSTEATLSPAQRHFINQAIRMRFFFVRPMGFQPTRAPLVL